Proteins from a single region of Gemmatimonadaceae bacterium:
- a CDS encoding PQQ-binding-like beta-propeller repeat protein: MARARTCLVYVGIKSHVVAFDRKTGAEVWRVQLPAKYKSSASFVTVVRDADGLFAACAGEIFAIDPRNGTLQWKDELKKLGTGLVTIATDLGGSTAIEALGEYAAQQAAAAASATL; the protein is encoded by the coding sequence ATGGCCCGCGCTCGCACATGCCTTGTATACGTCGGCATCAAGTCGCACGTCGTTGCCTTCGACCGGAAGACAGGCGCTGAAGTCTGGCGTGTTCAGCTGCCAGCGAAGTACAAGAGCAGCGCCTCTTTCGTGACGGTGGTTCGCGACGCTGACGGGCTGTTTGCCGCGTGCGCGGGCGAGATCTTCGCCATCGATCCGAGGAACGGAACCTTGCAGTGGAAGGACGAACTCAAGAAGCTCGGCACGGGACTCGTCACGATCGCCACGGACCTCGGGGGTTCAACCGCGATCGAGGCGCTCGGCGAATATGCGGCGCAGCAGGCGGCCGCTGCGGCCAGCGCCACGCTCTGA
- a CDS encoding CPBP family intramembrane metalloprotease, whose protein sequence is MRLTPLPSTRRTYLHDSRAPRYSFTFALPLFVLYELLAAALSGASGGVRNGADVMIKAPFIALFGARGPLVFVAVLAGVVGVAVYRDVRKHGGIHGRMFIPMFAESLVLAVVFGTVVGAITTRLLGPMARLAMADQNLGAPATLMVSLGAGLYEELLFRVILVGALLWVGRTAFSWGPWASGLFATMAGAVIFSAFHYVGSYGDQFTMASFTFRTVAGLAFSGLYVLRGFGITAWTHALYDVLLLILRIG, encoded by the coding sequence ATGCGCCTGACGCCGCTTCCATCCACCCGCCGAACCTACCTGCACGACAGCCGGGCTCCGCGCTACAGCTTCACGTTCGCCCTCCCGCTCTTCGTGCTCTACGAGCTGCTCGCCGCGGCGCTGAGTGGCGCAAGCGGTGGGGTGCGCAACGGCGCCGACGTCATGATCAAGGCGCCGTTCATCGCCCTTTTCGGCGCCCGCGGGCCGCTGGTGTTTGTCGCAGTGCTCGCCGGTGTCGTCGGCGTCGCAGTCTACCGGGACGTCAGGAAGCATGGCGGCATCCACGGCCGGATGTTCATCCCGATGTTCGCTGAGTCGCTCGTGCTCGCCGTCGTGTTCGGCACCGTCGTCGGAGCCATCACGACGCGGCTGCTGGGCCCCATGGCGCGCCTCGCCATGGCGGACCAGAACCTCGGCGCGCCGGCCACGCTCATGGTGTCGCTCGGTGCGGGACTCTACGAAGAATTGCTGTTCAGGGTCATCCTGGTCGGCGCGCTGCTCTGGGTCGGCCGCACGGCATTTTCGTGGGGGCCGTGGGCGAGCGGCCTCTTCGCCACCATGGCGGGCGCCGTGATCTTTTCGGCGTTCCACTACGTCGGCAGCTACGGCGATCAGTTCACGATGGCGTCGTTCACCTTCCGGACGGTCGCCGGCCTCGCCTTCAGTGGGCTGTACGTGCTCCGTGGCTTCGGCATCACAGCCTGGACGCACGCGCTCTACGACGTGCTGCTCCTCATACTGCGCATCGGCTGA
- a CDS encoding PLP-dependent transferase, giving the protein MRLATIAVRAGRQPDPATGAIAEPITLSTTYLRNEDGSFASGYIYSREKAPNRTSLESALAALDAGADAAAFSSGLAATTAVLQALRPGDHVICPREVYYGTKKLLAQVFATWGLEHSIVDTSNLAAVEAAMRPSTALVWAETPSNPTLTVSDVAALADIAHGGHARLVVDNTWGTPIGQRVLALGADLAMYSTTKYHGGHSDVLGGALVTRHTDDFWARIRLLQSTTGAVPSPFDAWLVHRGIASLACRFSQQCASASVLAQSLAAHPGLEAVHYPGLPTHPGHEVARRQMTRFGGMLAIQVRGGAAESMAVTGRLRLFTRATSLGGTESLVEHRKSIEGPDSPTPDNLLRLSVGLEDAEDLLADLLQALPRS; this is encoded by the coding sequence ATGCGTCTCGCCACCATCGCGGTCCGGGCCGGCCGCCAGCCTGATCCCGCCACCGGCGCGATCGCCGAGCCCATCACGCTCAGCACGACGTACCTCCGCAACGAAGACGGATCCTTCGCCAGCGGATACATCTACTCGCGCGAAAAGGCGCCCAACCGCACGAGTCTCGAGTCCGCGCTGGCCGCGCTCGACGCCGGTGCCGACGCGGCGGCGTTCTCGTCCGGGCTTGCAGCGACGACCGCGGTGCTGCAGGCGCTCAGGCCGGGCGATCACGTGATCTGCCCGCGTGAGGTGTACTACGGGACAAAGAAGCTGCTCGCCCAGGTGTTTGCGACCTGGGGGTTGGAGCACTCGATCGTCGACACGAGCAACCTGGCCGCGGTCGAGGCGGCCATGCGGCCGAGCACCGCACTCGTGTGGGCCGAGACGCCGTCGAACCCCACGCTGACTGTCAGCGACGTTGCCGCCCTGGCGGACATCGCACACGGTGGGCACGCGCGGCTGGTGGTCGACAACACCTGGGGTACGCCGATCGGCCAGCGCGTCCTGGCGCTCGGGGCGGACCTCGCGATGTATTCGACCACCAAGTACCACGGCGGCCACTCCGACGTGCTGGGCGGCGCCCTCGTTACTCGCCACACGGACGACTTCTGGGCGCGCATACGGCTGCTGCAGTCGACCACTGGCGCCGTGCCCTCGCCGTTCGACGCGTGGTTGGTGCACCGGGGGATCGCCTCGTTGGCCTGCCGATTTTCGCAGCAGTGCGCGAGCGCGTCTGTTCTCGCCCAGTCGCTCGCCGCGCACCCAGGGCTGGAGGCGGTCCACTATCCGGGGCTCCCGACCCATCCCGGGCACGAGGTCGCGCGCCGGCAAATGACGCGCTTCGGCGGGATGCTCGCCATTCAGGTGCGTGGTGGCGCTGCCGAGTCCATGGCCGTCACCGGTCGGTTGCGTCTGTTCACCAGGGCCACCTCGTTAGGTGGGACCGAGAGCCTCGTCGAACATCGCAAGTCGATCGAAGGGCCGGATTCACCGACGCCGGACAACCTGCTCCGGCTCTCCGTCGGGCTCGAGGACGCGGAGGATCTGCTGGCCGACCTGCTGCAGGCGCTCCCGCGATCCTGA
- a CDS encoding SIMPL domain-containing protein — MDDRKSQHLYGLAALALGLVIGLIAVSSSLKDIRRGNEEVAVTGSARRPIRSDFVVWRLTVAVQSPSLATASQELSRHAVRVRQFLTSERIGDSLVTARPVEAAGVPELTDDGRETGRILTNRASQSFEVRSPDVDGITRSSQRISSLIAEGIPVQAQAPEYVYTRLSDIRTQLLEEATRDARARAEAIVRSTGGQIGAVREARMGVFQITPRFSTEIADYGINDVTSIDKDVTAVVRVTFTIR, encoded by the coding sequence ATGGACGATCGCAAAAGCCAACACCTGTACGGGCTCGCCGCCCTCGCGCTCGGGCTCGTCATCGGGCTCATCGCCGTTTCGAGCTCGCTCAAGGACATCCGACGCGGCAATGAAGAGGTCGCGGTCACGGGCTCGGCACGACGCCCGATCCGATCCGACTTTGTCGTCTGGCGGCTCACGGTGGCGGTACAGTCGCCGTCGCTCGCCACCGCGTCACAGGAGCTCTCACGCCACGCCGTTCGTGTCAGGCAGTTCCTTACGTCCGAGCGCATCGGAGATTCCCTGGTGACCGCCCGGCCCGTCGAGGCGGCCGGAGTTCCCGAACTCACCGACGATGGTCGCGAGACCGGGCGCATCCTCACGAATCGGGCGTCACAGAGCTTCGAGGTGCGCTCGCCCGACGTCGACGGCATCACCCGCTCGTCGCAGCGCATCAGCAGCCTCATCGCCGAGGGCATCCCGGTTCAGGCGCAGGCGCCGGAGTACGTGTACACCCGGCTGTCCGACATCCGGACACAGCTGCTCGAAGAAGCCACGCGCGACGCACGCGCCCGTGCCGAAGCCATCGTGCGGAGCACCGGTGGCCAGATCGGCGCAGTGCGCGAGGCGCGTATGGGTGTCTTCCAGATTACCCCGCGGTTCTCCACCGAAATCGCGGACTACGGTATCAACGATGTGACGTCCATCGACAAGGACGTGACGGCCGTCGTTCGCGTGACCTTCACCATTCGTTAG
- a CDS encoding YncE family protein: MSSLRSRVAAAVFVLWALNAGAQSTAGKVAPRPEPPTQDYLVFTVAESADQLALVRFGPRGARIERQQRVGMMPTEINGPHGVSVSPDGSAYYVSIAHGTPYGTFWKFSTADDKLLGRITLGLFPATIQTTPDGSLAFIVNFNVHGEMVPSSVSVVSTDEMVEIARITTCTMPHGSRVNPQGTHQYSACMMDDVLAEIDTRSLEVSRHFMLARGKEAGMKGAPGAMPHAGHGGAASHDAAMASATNVQCSPTWAQPSVKGDRIYVACNKSNEIVEIDFATWAMTRRFAAGDGVYNLAVSPDGKLLLATNKRGKSLSVFDLATGAELQRIPTFKGVVHGVVVSPDNRYAFVTEEGKGSEPGTLEIFDLRTFTSVATVDLGQQAAGIDFFRVEPVR, translated from the coding sequence ATGTCCTCCCTCCGCTCACGCGTTGCTGCCGCGGTGTTCGTGCTTTGGGCCCTGAATGCCGGGGCCCAGTCCACCGCGGGAAAGGTCGCTCCTCGACCCGAACCGCCGACCCAGGACTACCTGGTCTTCACCGTCGCCGAGTCCGCGGATCAGCTGGCCCTCGTGCGCTTTGGCCCCAGGGGCGCGCGCATCGAGCGGCAACAGCGCGTTGGCATGATGCCGACCGAGATCAATGGGCCGCACGGCGTGAGCGTCTCGCCCGACGGGTCTGCGTATTACGTCTCGATCGCGCATGGGACGCCGTACGGCACCTTCTGGAAGTTCAGCACCGCCGACGACAAGCTCCTCGGCCGCATCACGCTCGGCCTCTTTCCGGCCACCATCCAGACGACGCCCGATGGCTCGCTAGCGTTCATCGTCAACTTCAATGTGCACGGCGAAATGGTGCCATCGTCCGTCTCCGTGGTGTCCACCGATGAGATGGTCGAGATCGCACGCATCACGACCTGCACCATGCCGCACGGCTCGCGCGTGAACCCACAGGGTACGCACCAGTATTCGGCGTGCATGATGGATGACGTGCTGGCGGAGATCGACACCCGTTCGCTCGAGGTGTCTCGGCACTTCATGCTCGCGAGGGGCAAGGAGGCCGGGATGAAGGGTGCCCCGGGCGCCATGCCGCACGCGGGCCACGGTGGCGCGGCCAGCCACGATGCGGCGATGGCCAGTGCCACGAACGTGCAGTGCTCCCCGACCTGGGCGCAACCGTCCGTCAAGGGAGATCGCATCTACGTCGCGTGCAACAAGTCCAACGAGATCGTGGAGATCGACTTTGCCACATGGGCAATGACCCGCCGATTTGCCGCGGGTGATGGCGTGTACAACCTCGCGGTCTCGCCCGACGGCAAGCTGCTCCTTGCCACCAACAAGCGCGGCAAGTCGCTCTCCGTCTTTGATCTCGCCACCGGCGCCGAGCTGCAGCGCATCCCGACGTTCAAGGGGGTGGTGCATGGCGTGGTCGTATCGCCCGACAATCGCTACGCCTTTGTGACCGAAGAGGGAAAGGGGTCGGAGCCAGGGACGCTCGAAATCTTCGACCTTCGGACCTTCACCAGCGTCGCGACAGTCGACCTCGGCCAGCAGGCGGCGGGGATCGACTTCTTCAGAGTGGAGCCCGTCCGGTAG
- a CDS encoding Ig-like domain-containing protein, with protein MKNRLLLLALVALAACRSEDTVDPGQSATTVSLSVSAEFVVVGDSVQFTARVVDGNGQTVTGASLQWSSSNPAIATVSNTGWVKGVAPGEAAITARSGSATASALFIVDPNPCAAPTAYAVGEVRRLRGSAAFGCTTLTAPAAQQDFLYVVGNAKPVQDDTLNFTFSLSSTSASARPLASSYGLRDPRAILAMQAMQRVDDVENRLRAYERAVTSDALPSTQGRRRSLGGAGSAMSVQAAAAVAAPGDTVTIRVPNLNTGKNICRDFITVRAVVRTVSARATIMEDLASPPGKLSTTDYNEIAQEFDQVIFPADTLWFGAPTDLNNDQRVGILYTPEVNKLTPAGSGGIVGGFFFGGDLIRRNEYPATNDCRNQTNEQEIFYLLAPDPNATINGNARTTAGVRQVTRGTIAHEFQHMINQSVRQYNPEVKAFEVAWLNEALSHFAEEVVGRRVSGFGDFQSLRTSDVNPSASQQNDYLAFYRQNLTRFRFWLLHPDTASPTSARTRTELAQRGAAWALVRYAADHYSSGNARAFFRNLAKGPEVDIANLTLRAGRTFDEVIGGWLVANYTDNLAIPGLNPRYTYASWDMRDVQSGVNNGVYPLLVTSFPGTFTSTSFSGSGNYYLHRRAAGSPAVTLNLKTPGGGTVTNSGARIWVVRLN; from the coding sequence ATGAAGAACCGACTGCTGTTGCTCGCCCTCGTCGCCCTCGCTGCCTGCCGGAGCGAGGATACGGTTGACCCGGGGCAGTCCGCCACGACGGTGAGCCTGTCAGTCTCGGCGGAGTTCGTGGTCGTCGGTGACTCCGTGCAGTTCACCGCGCGCGTGGTCGATGGCAATGGGCAGACCGTGACCGGCGCGAGTCTGCAATGGTCCTCGTCCAATCCGGCAATCGCCACGGTCTCGAACACGGGGTGGGTGAAGGGTGTTGCGCCAGGCGAAGCCGCCATCACGGCCCGCAGCGGTTCGGCGACGGCAAGCGCGCTGTTCATCGTCGACCCCAATCCCTGCGCGGCGCCCACCGCCTACGCGGTCGGTGAAGTCCGGCGTCTGCGCGGATCGGCGGCCTTTGGGTGCACGACGCTCACCGCCCCCGCCGCGCAGCAGGACTTCCTGTACGTGGTTGGCAACGCGAAACCGGTGCAGGACGACACGCTCAACTTCACGTTTTCCCTGTCCTCGACATCGGCGAGCGCGCGCCCGCTGGCCTCGAGCTACGGTCTGCGCGATCCCCGTGCTATTCTCGCCATGCAGGCGATGCAGCGGGTCGACGACGTCGAGAACCGCCTGCGCGCCTACGAGCGTGCCGTCACGAGTGACGCGTTGCCTTCGACACAGGGGCGCCGTAGGTCACTCGGCGGCGCCGGGAGCGCAATGTCGGTGCAGGCAGCGGCCGCGGTCGCCGCGCCCGGCGACACGGTCACCATCCGCGTCCCGAACCTCAACACCGGCAAGAACATCTGCCGCGACTTCATCACGGTGCGCGCCGTCGTGCGCACCGTCTCGGCGCGCGCGACCATCATGGAAGACCTCGCGTCGCCACCCGGCAAGCTCTCGACGACCGACTACAACGAGATAGCGCAGGAGTTCGATCAGGTCATCTTCCCGGCAGACACCCTGTGGTTCGGAGCCCCCACGGACCTCAACAACGACCAGCGCGTCGGCATCCTCTATACACCAGAGGTGAACAAGCTCACGCCGGCGGGCTCCGGCGGGATCGTCGGCGGATTCTTCTTCGGCGGAGATCTCATCCGGCGCAACGAGTACCCCGCGACGAACGACTGTCGCAACCAGACCAACGAACAGGAGATCTTCTACCTGCTCGCGCCGGACCCCAACGCCACGATCAACGGCAATGCCAGGACCACCGCCGGTGTGCGTCAGGTGACCCGCGGCACGATCGCGCACGAGTTCCAGCACATGATCAACCAGAGTGTGCGGCAGTACAATCCCGAGGTAAAGGCCTTCGAGGTCGCGTGGCTCAACGAGGCGCTGTCGCACTTTGCCGAGGAGGTCGTGGGTCGACGCGTCAGTGGCTTTGGTGACTTCCAGAGCCTGCGGACGAGCGATGTGAACCCAAGCGCTTCGCAGCAGAACGACTACCTGGCCTTCTATCGCCAGAACCTCACGCGCTTCCGCTTCTGGCTGCTGCACCCGGATACCGCCAGTCCGACCTCGGCGCGCACGCGCACCGAGCTGGCGCAGCGGGGCGCCGCATGGGCGCTCGTGCGCTACGCCGCCGACCACTATTCCAGCGGCAACGCGCGGGCCTTCTTCCGCAACCTGGCGAAGGGCCCGGAGGTGGATATCGCCAACCTCACGCTCCGCGCCGGCCGCACGTTCGACGAAGTCATCGGGGGCTGGCTGGTCGCCAACTACACCGACAACCTCGCCATCCCGGGACTCAACCCTCGCTACACATACGCGAGCTGGGACATGCGCGACGTGCAGAGCGGGGTGAACAACGGCGTCTATCCGCTGCTGGTGACCAGCTTCCCGGGCACCTTCACCTCGACGTCGTTCTCCGGCTCAGGGAACTACTACCTCCACCGCCGCGCCGCCGGCTCCCCGGCGGTGACACTCAACCTGAAGACGCCAGGCGGCGGGACGGTGACGAACTCCGGGGCCAGGATCTGGGTGGTGCGGCTCAACTGA
- a CDS encoding ABC transporter permease has protein sequence MNAAGHSGTNAPLRALFSLAWRESRSTRRRLLLYMSSISLGVAALVAIDSYAGNVTRSVREQSKALLGGDVALYPRGAFTPRADSLLDSLAGEGLAIVRQSSFASMALTPRTGSTRLAQVRAVTSGFPLYGEVTTAPAGAWSGLHEAKVAVVDPSLLVSLGAQVGDSVRLGYASFVISAALSSVPGDPGFASTFGPRIYISDRWLGETRLLTFGSRADYEGFVRLPDGTNVESWLAPLRARFDSSGVRARTVAQRENSVTEGIDTLADFLGIVGIIALLLGGVGVASGVNAWVARKIDIVAVLRCVGATSRQVMLIYATQAAAMGLIGAAAGALMGVGIQFALPGLIRDYLPVDVTTRLEPMAIGTGVLLGVWIALAFALRPLVAIRRISPLQAIRRSVDPTAGRRRGADWALRFVNLFIVATVIGIAATRANSLRELAAFSGGIAGVILLLWASAVGLSRGARRALRQGWPYVVRQGVANLYRPANQTRAVILSLGFGAFLVSTLYLVQANLLQQLRVTQQSSRGNLIFFDVQGDQGAGMDTILRRIDGVQLIERTPIVTMRISAVNGRPVTRQRLNPTDAERQQQRQSPDSAQPRGWATRREYRSTYRDSLTSSEKLVAGTWFGATKGPGGTLIDEVSLDAEIAADLGVTVGDSVTWDVQGAKVVTRVTSLREVNWARFETNFFAVFPSRTLEDAPQTFVVLAAAQEGRPIGEAQRSVVQRYPNVASIDLTMVRRTISEISNRATLAIRFLTIFSLAMGVPVLFSAVAATRRERVREGVLLKTLGATRRQIGRILLSEYALLGSLGALSGIVLSMGGAWAIMRWTFEQPFAPATLAAIGIGVAMLLMAVGIGLLSGRDVFRETAMTALREN, from the coding sequence GTGAACGCCGCCGGCCATTCCGGGACCAACGCGCCGCTCCGCGCGCTCTTTTCGCTGGCCTGGCGCGAGTCGCGCAGTACGCGCCGGCGGCTGCTGCTCTACATGTCGTCCATCTCGTTAGGCGTCGCCGCGCTCGTGGCGATCGACTCCTACGCGGGGAACGTGACGCGGTCGGTGCGCGAACAGTCAAAGGCCCTTCTTGGGGGCGACGTCGCGCTGTATCCTCGCGGCGCCTTCACCCCTCGTGCCGATTCCCTGCTCGACTCACTCGCGGGAGAAGGCCTGGCGATCGTGCGACAGTCGTCCTTCGCGTCCATGGCCCTCACGCCGCGCACCGGTTCCACGCGGCTGGCCCAGGTGCGCGCGGTGACCAGCGGCTTCCCGCTCTACGGTGAGGTCACGACGGCGCCCGCCGGCGCCTGGTCCGGGCTGCACGAGGCGAAGGTCGCCGTGGTCGACCCGTCGCTGCTGGTCTCGCTCGGCGCACAGGTGGGGGATTCGGTACGGCTCGGCTACGCCTCGTTTGTCATTTCCGCCGCCCTCTCCAGCGTGCCCGGAGACCCCGGCTTTGCGTCGACCTTCGGTCCGCGCATCTACATCAGCGATCGCTGGCTGGGCGAGACCCGGCTGCTCACGTTCGGGAGCCGCGCGGACTACGAGGGCTTCGTGCGACTCCCCGACGGCACGAACGTCGAGAGCTGGCTCGCGCCGCTGCGCGCGCGCTTCGACTCGTCGGGCGTGCGGGCCCGGACGGTTGCCCAGCGCGAGAACTCGGTGACCGAGGGCATCGACACGCTGGCTGACTTTCTCGGAATCGTCGGCATCATTGCGCTGCTCCTGGGTGGCGTTGGCGTGGCGAGCGGCGTGAACGCGTGGGTCGCCCGCAAGATCGATATCGTGGCCGTGCTCCGGTGCGTGGGCGCGACGAGCCGCCAGGTGATGTTGATCTACGCCACGCAGGCCGCGGCGATGGGGCTCATCGGAGCCGCGGCCGGCGCGCTCATGGGGGTCGGCATCCAGTTCGCGCTCCCGGGGCTCATCAGGGACTACCTCCCGGTGGACGTGACGACGCGCCTGGAGCCCATGGCAATCGGCACCGGTGTACTCCTCGGCGTGTGGATCGCGCTGGCCTTTGCGCTGCGGCCCCTCGTGGCGATTCGGCGCATTTCTCCGCTGCAGGCGATTCGACGGTCGGTGGATCCGACCGCCGGCCGGCGCCGCGGGGCGGACTGGGCCCTTCGCTTCGTGAACCTGTTCATCGTCGCCACGGTCATCGGGATCGCGGCGACGCGCGCAAACTCGCTCCGCGAACTCGCGGCGTTCAGTGGCGGAATCGCGGGCGTGATCCTGCTGCTCTGGGCCAGTGCCGTTGGCCTGTCGCGCGGCGCGCGACGCGCGCTCAGACAGGGATGGCCATATGTCGTGCGACAGGGCGTGGCGAACCTCTACCGTCCGGCAAACCAGACACGTGCGGTGATCCTGTCACTGGGGTTTGGCGCATTCCTCGTTTCGACGCTCTACCTGGTACAGGCCAACCTCCTGCAGCAGCTCCGCGTCACGCAGCAGTCCTCCAGAGGGAACCTGATCTTCTTCGATGTGCAGGGCGATCAGGGCGCCGGCATGGACACGATCCTCCGCCGCATCGACGGGGTACAGCTGATCGAGCGCACGCCCATCGTGACGATGCGGATCTCGGCGGTGAACGGGCGCCCCGTGACCCGCCAGCGGCTCAATCCAACGGACGCGGAGCGGCAGCAGCAGCGACAGTCGCCCGACAGCGCGCAACCGCGGGGCTGGGCCACACGACGCGAGTACCGATCCACCTATCGCGACTCGCTCACCTCATCGGAGAAGCTCGTTGCCGGGACCTGGTTCGGCGCGACGAAGGGACCCGGAGGCACGCTGATCGATGAGGTGTCTCTGGACGCGGAGATCGCGGCCGACCTTGGTGTGACCGTCGGCGACAGCGTGACCTGGGATGTGCAGGGCGCAAAGGTCGTGACACGCGTGACCAGTCTCCGCGAAGTCAACTGGGCGCGCTTCGAGACGAACTTCTTTGCCGTGTTCCCGTCGCGAACGCTCGAGGACGCCCCACAGACCTTTGTGGTACTCGCCGCAGCCCAGGAAGGTCGTCCGATCGGCGAAGCCCAGCGCTCCGTCGTGCAGCGCTACCCGAATGTAGCGAGCATCGACCTGACGATGGTCCGTCGCACGATCTCGGAGATCTCCAACCGCGCGACGCTGGCGATCCGCTTCCTCACGATCTTCAGCCTGGCGATGGGTGTGCCGGTACTCTTCAGCGCCGTGGCCGCCACGCGCCGGGAACGCGTCCGTGAGGGAGTGCTGCTCAAGACGCTTGGTGCGACCCGGCGGCAGATCGGCCGTATCCTGCTGTCCGAATACGCGTTGTTAGGCTCGCTTGGCGCCCTGTCCGGCATCGTGCTCTCGATGGGCGGCGCGTGGGCCATCATGCGGTGGACGTTCGAGCAGCCCTTTGCGCCGGCCACGCTGGCGGCGATCGGCATCGGCGTGGCCATGCTGCTGATGGCCGTCGGCATCGGCCTGCTCAGCGGTCGCGACGTCTTCAGGGAGACCGCGATGACCGCGCTGCGGGAGAACTAG
- a CDS encoding ABC transporter ATP-binding protein, whose product MLEARQLTKEFDSGTHRLTVLRDVGFQIEQGALVAIVGPSGSGKTTLLGLLAGLDTPSRGQVLLDGADLTAMTEDQRAQLRGEKVGFVFQSFQLIPTLTAIENVQVPLELRGETRAASRARDLLERVGLADRLDHFPSQLSGGEQQRVAIARAFVNQPRILFADEPTGNLDGATGARIVALLEQLNRESGSTVVLVTHDIGLAERTQRVIRLADGVVVEDRRTAHAVPGGNGHGTLPSASARTAGEPA is encoded by the coding sequence ATGCTTGAAGCTCGACAGCTCACGAAAGAGTTCGACAGCGGGACGCATCGCCTGACGGTGCTGCGCGACGTCGGGTTCCAGATCGAGCAGGGCGCCCTGGTGGCGATCGTCGGCCCGTCGGGCAGCGGCAAGACGACGCTGCTCGGCCTGCTCGCCGGCCTCGATACCCCGTCACGCGGCCAGGTGTTGCTGGACGGCGCCGACCTCACGGCGATGACCGAGGACCAGCGCGCCCAGCTACGCGGCGAGAAAGTTGGGTTCGTGTTTCAGTCCTTTCAATTGATCCCGACGCTCACCGCCATCGAAAACGTGCAGGTTCCTCTCGAACTTCGTGGCGAGACGCGGGCAGCGAGCCGAGCCCGTGATCTCCTCGAGCGTGTCGGGCTGGCGGACCGCCTCGACCACTTCCCCTCCCAGCTCTCCGGGGGCGAGCAGCAGCGCGTGGCGATTGCGCGGGCGTTCGTGAACCAGCCGCGGATTCTCTTTGCGGACGAGCCCACGGGCAACCTCGACGGGGCCACCGGCGCGCGGATCGTGGCGCTGCTCGAACAGCTCAACCGTGAATCGGGTTCCACCGTCGTCCTCGTCACGCACGATATCGGGCTGGCCGAGCGTACTCAGCGCGTGATTCGCCTGGCGGACGGCGTGGTGGTGGAAGACCGCCGGACGGCGCACGCCGTGCCGGGCGGCAACGGCCACGGCACCCTGCCCTCCGCGAGCGCGCGCACGGCCGGGGAACCCGCGTGA
- a CDS encoding arylesterase gives MVGTSLTAGYGLDDPNDAYPSVMQRMADSAGYRIAIQNAGLSGETSAGALRRIDWLLRNPYAVVVIETGANDGLRGLDIDSTRANLRAIIRHVRERLPSAQVALVQMEAPPNLGEAYTRRFHESFELVAREEQATLLPFLLDGIAGVASLNQRDGIHPNPAGAKVVAGNVWRGLQPLLAAWKPSGRS, from the coding sequence ATGGTCGGCACGTCCCTCACCGCGGGCTACGGGCTGGATGATCCCAACGACGCCTATCCCTCCGTCATGCAACGGATGGCGGACTCCGCGGGTTACAGGATCGCGATCCAGAATGCGGGCCTGAGCGGCGAAACCTCCGCTGGCGCGCTCCGGCGCATCGACTGGCTGCTGCGAAATCCCTACGCGGTCGTCGTCATCGAGACCGGGGCCAACGATGGCCTGAGGGGTCTCGACATCGATTCCACGCGAGCAAACCTGCGCGCCATCATCCGCCACGTGCGCGAGCGCCTGCCCAGCGCACAGGTCGCCCTCGTGCAGATGGAGGCACCTCCCAACCTGGGCGAGGCGTACACCCGCCGTTTTCACGAGAGCTTTGAACTGGTTGCCCGTGAGGAGCAAGCGACCTTGCTGCCATTCCTGCTGGACGGGATCGCGGGCGTTGCCAGCCTCAATCAGCGCGATGGGATCCACCCCAACCCCGCTGGGGCGAAGGTGGTCGCCGGCAACGTGTGGCGTGGCCTGCAGCCTCTCCTGGCCGCCTGGAAGCCCTCGGGTCGCTCGTAA